From Populus alba chromosome 16, ASM523922v2, whole genome shotgun sequence:
tttattgaaaaataattttaaacaaaaatttaattttaaaagacaaaaaaatctaatcttaaatattttttattaaccattttaaataaattttccaaTACAATTTGAATGACAAGTAAATAAATATGTGAAATCCCTTTTGAAGTAGAgggaaactaaaataaatatgtaaaatccgaacatataattttttttttaaaatcccaccacaagtgtttttttttttcaatgattattttttttctacttcttGTTTTGATAATTTGGTTTTGGCTACAAGAAATTACCTTTATAAATTCGACATGATGCacgcaaaaacaaaacagaagaaaaatacTTGGTTATTAACCCATGACAATGTAAAATGACCTATAGAATAATTGttaaatatgacaaaaaaaaaacctaaaatgaaaattaaaaacaacattttacTATTCACTGCAACAATATAATTcctttttatccttaaaaaaaatcaatgacttGTTTTTAAGAGTAACGtggtttattaattattataaaatatcattggGACAACCCAGTCTTTCACTGTTTTTCACAAAGtgcaattattaaattatttttaaaaaataaaaattaataaattgtcATCCATGATTATTTTTGCCTTTTCCGTATAGTTAACACAatccaattataaaaatacatttaaaagcaaaacttaatGACTGTGCACAtgctattttgtattttaatcatagttgtatttttattttttattataatcatgTTGATGTAGGGGCAATTCAAtactttaataaatttaaatattatttaaaaaaattaactgacaCATGCATTATAAGCATCAGCACATGAGATGCTTTGCCATCTTCAGGGAGAGCGTTTGGCAGCCAACGGTAAACTTTTTTGGTGTGTTGGAATCATCTTGGAAGACCCTCCCTTTCATGACGGTGTATGTTGTGTTTGACCTCCATTGTAGTATCAAtggactttttttcttttattttttttattcaccttGATTTTCATGTGTGCCATTCTAGATTTTTAAAgcaaccctttaatttttaaaaaaaaaaaaatttgatcaatgatttttaattattgttgtttatttgaaatgatttgtaaaattagattttttaaaaaatatttaccctctagtttttttatctatcagaatttagtctttattattttggttattattcgttttgttttatatcatttttagaattgattttttttttacaattttattctccaattttttttcctatgtgatgtgatcattattctttttattgcaattatttttgctttgctgacttttaaaattgaaattatttttatgatttcatccttcaaaattaaattgattggaaattaaggttttttaaataaattcaagtttAGAATTTCATGGATTATGAGTTTTGGaagattaatctagatttaggGAATTTGCTTGGGTTAGCTTTTTCCCCCCCCTCTTTTTCTAAgctaatgtttattttgtttcatccttcagtatttatttgttttttgattttgtcCTTCAATTTATAATCTGTCAGGATATTTTTGCAATTTTCAtcttcctttaatatttttttgtatgatttgatccatatttttttttcatttaaattagtTGGGAATTAAGATTCTTGATTGAACCAGGATTTAAGATTCCACAGATTAcgagtttaaaatattaatccaGGTTTAGAGGATTTGCCCGagtttgttttctctctcttttatgctatatatttttttagttttattatttaacatttatttatttcttagattttgtttttattctgttttttaatCGAGCTCGAGGTTAATTAATATCCAATTAAGGCCCAACTAGTAAAAGAATAAAGGAAGGAAAAGCAAAGAGGCAAGTTGTTCAACTAGGGTAGGTCATTCTGATTGTATTCATTAACTAGATTGTCAATTCAACAGGTGAACGCGGGTCAATATGATGTGTCTTTATCTTTGCATTTCACGGGTTAACATGAGTCATtgcctttttattttcctacaTTTTTTTGGCgatttaattctttaacatcTTATTATTTTGCATTTGAGTTAGGGCCAGGCATGGGTTAAAAAATTGagacctttttaatttttgtgaacGGAGATGTTGGGTTTTGATTGGGGCCACAATGACCCCGAATCTAGATAAGAAAATGGTGGTGGTGAACACGGCGGCTGACTTGCTTTGATGTGAAGGTTTAGTGACCACCCACCTGTTGCTTTCGAATCTTTCAAGAACTCCTGACTTCATCGTTAAAAAATCCACTTGCAATTGGCTTGCGGTAGCCTTTTGCTTTTCATACGATTTGATCGAGGGAAATGAcaacatataatatattattgctCAAAATATCCTTAcataatatatttcatattttttattttttaatatttttttttttattccaattgatataattttattttttgctcttAAAAGATCCTTGCACACTTCACTagtaaattttggttttttcaacaaatttaatttctttattttaaaatttaaacttttgttttttaacttattttgattaatttttatgaattttcctATTATAACATTATATAACTTAAATgcaattttgaaatgaaaaactaTAACAttatataaatgttattatatctattacaatttaattaaatattattggaCCTTGAACTTATGTAAAGATTGTTTACAAATATGAAAGATTGcaaaactttataaatttttatttctcttgtcCAACAATTCATTTTCAAACTAGGGGTTAAAGTTTCCTATATTTCTCTACTCTTTCTTTTGTGCTTAAaaagttctttttattattttccaaataaaaaatttacttttatttttttcaacctaaaaaaattcagataaaaaaataaaaattaaaaaatatttttttttctaatagatatataatattataggaATGAATTCTATCTCAAAGTAATATCTCAGTCCTTGAAtacttgataatttttattggaTTGGTTGATTAtggatgtaattatttttttattattgtaaacatattatttttattttatcaaatttttattttctataaattatCATTTGTTTGCCTTGAGAATTTTGACAAGGTTTAATGATTTGACatgtaaaaacataattgataAAACATTACCAGAggactaaattttatttaatttaaagtatgACGACcacaaaatttcaattaaatactttttgtaagaaataaaatacatggatcaaagtaaatatatattaataaaaacttcatGTTGTAGTAACATGACACATATCAATTTATAACGGCTGTTAAcgatactatttttatattgtgttttttttttttttaattttcttgttataATTTCATTGCTAATTTGACTCTTTCGAAGATATAAACTTGAGTTTGTTTggtaaatgatgaatttttccaCTAAAAAGTGCCCTAAGAATTACAATCAAATTTcgctttatgatttttctttaagaaTAATTAGTGGGACCCCCTAGTAGAGACTGTATAAGAAATGATATTTTGTGCTTTGTCGCTATGGATACTCCTGGCATGCACTTGGAGGTGGAGGTATTCTCAAagcttttattaataaatagaattacttactttactaaaataattggtgttttACCCGGCTACTTCACTGTTTATATAAACAGTGAAGGAGCTcccccctctctttttttttttaaaaaaaaaaattctatcatctaatttttttttctcaattgaatcattttagcttttaattttattttttaataatgttaattctgaattattttttataaattatttcattttattttctataattttaccattgtcttaattaaataaatatcttcacAATTGGttgatacttaatttttaagggtctatttcaatttaattatttttaacttttttttttcttcaatttttttctttgatatttcattgattttgaatttgtcttcacaatttattttggtttgctttctataaggttatcgcATTCTCAAATAAAAGTTCTGACATTTTGCTAATGCTTAATTTTACGcgcttatttttgttatcatatcattaagtgaaaatcattttaaaaaataaagttgttaaaCTCTGTAAAGTTCATGATCCAGATTGCAGGTTTGAGGAATTAAGCAGGGAAATTTGGGTCAATTCAATACATcaccatctcaatattaaaaaaatttcatcttcaAATTCTTTCAAAGTCAAACAATGTGTTTTACAAGTTGTTTCAGTTCTCTTTAGACCCACCAAGTAGGTTGGGTTAGGTTAGGGCAACTCCTACGCGAGTTAATTTTCAACCCAAGCTAGGCAAGGAATTTGGTCGAGAGATTTCAAGGTTGATCCACTCGGTTAGgcccttttttttcattttcttattctttttttaatagattacatcttccatttttttccttttgtttgatttctttttttgcctttttttttcaatttcatcttttaacatttaattgatttggaatttatctttataatttgtttcgatTTGCTTCTTATAAGGTTATCACAGCCTCAAACAAATGTCTTGGTGTTTAATTGGTGCTTGATTTTACGAgtgtctatttttgttatcatattattatgtaaaaaatattttttaaaaatcaaagttgTTAAACTTGGTAGAATCCTGATCCAAGTCATAGGTTTGGTAGGTTAAGTTGTGAAGCCTAGGTTGATCCAATATGTCTCTatctcaatataaaaataaaaaagaaatcatctttaattttttttaaaggcaaatcatatttttttaccaatcaTATATGATGACATCAAAGGGTTCATTAGGAGTGTCCATTAGTTTTGTTATAAAGCCTAAAATTAAGTGGATCCAATAAGAGTTCAATGTGCTAAGTCAAGAGATTTGGGTTAAAAAGGTTCAAATATATCAATTTGGACCTTAGTCTACTTTTCAGGTCATATATGGAGCTAAAAGATAAGGTTGGATGTGATTCTAATTGGGTTGAAAACTAGACATCCTTAACTTTCTAACTATATATGATAGGTTTGCTAATTTATTCATAAGATAGAGAACAAAGTGTTTGAAGTTGAACCTAAAATTTGCCATCAAAGTGTggaaaaaaatggttttataaAGAGTTATGGATTCCATTCACTACAAGGAGTTCTTAATACTATTTAGAAATTATGTTGCAGCCTTTGGCTTACTTATTTTACATGAATTCCATAACAAACAAGAAGAATTAATTGatcataaattaattcttattttataaGGCATTAAGGCTTTTGTTCAGCAACGATTCTTCAACAATTATTTGTATTGGATATTTTTCACTATCATATACGACAAGGAgtggaaaataatattatactatttatttatttatttttattattttaaatctaattttaacttATTCAGgctttatttaaattaagtgCATGTCTGATCCATTAGTTTTAGAGTTTACATATAAATATTCTTGTGTAAGGATTTTATTGAGTTTTGACAATAATAAGAAAGCTGTTGTATATTGTGTGTGCTCTGTGTGTGGTAAGTGATTCTCATACTTTGATTCTTAATTGAATTACTCAAACTTATTGAATGATTTATCAATCTTCATAGTGTTttttatacttctcgttcaaaTCTTGATATAGGCGTAGATTGGGGGTGGTCTTCTTTAAAGTCTTGGTTCTTCAGGATAAGGTCCCTGCTAGGTAAAGCTCAAATTCAAACATGATCTTAGATTTATTGCGAGGAAATCAATTTGATTATGGGTTTGTAGATTCTTATAGCTATAGGGTTCacatcatatcatctacatgtTCTTTATTAATGCTAACTTcttcatatttaaaatttcttgcatatataattataaaaggttAAAAGCTTTTAAAtgtccatttattttttattttgcactaTTTTATCtcctttacttttatttttcttaattccaTTTCTCTACGTTTAAATTCATCTTGGTTGGATCCTCATTTCATTGGAAGCCTTAGTTTCATATTAATCAATTAGTAACCTATCTAAGATGTTGATAAGTGTAAATAGTAGTTTATCTCTTCTCATTGATCATACTTAGTTGTTCATAACATAACTTGGTCTATTCCGACTATTCTAACTTTGTTTTCATCAATGCTTTCATGTAGATGTTCTTATTGTTATGTGATAAGTATAAAAGGCTTAGGTAAGCATTTTATGCTAGTCTTTATAGGTAACAACTAACTTCTGCATTTTCTTAATGTTCTTGTTAGTTATCTCTATAACACCATTCATTTTCAGCCTATATAGGAAGGAGTTTAAGTGTTTAATCCTTCACTTCTTACAgagtttaaaaatcattttcccaTTGaagttttgatcattatttttttatcattgcatATGGTGAACCCATATCGGCATAGGAGGTCTTTCTCAATAAATCATCAAACTACATTTTAGGTTACACAAGTATAAAATGATGCTTCCACCCATTTGATGATGTAGTTGATTATTACTAGAACAAAGCGATGCTCATTGCATGCTTTAGGATTGACTAAACTAATAACATTTAGTTCCCATATAAAATACGGCTTAAAAGATACAATGTTAAACAAAGGTGTTGGAGGTATATTGATCTTGTCACCATATATTTTACCGTTATGACACTTCCTGATGTATTCAATGTAATTCCTTTTCATAGTTATCCAAAAGTTCCCTGATCACTATAAtcttgttatcttttttttttagaaactacCACCATGTTTAACACCTATTAAGGACATTCAGCTACTTAAAAGCCtaacctttctttctttctttttacacAACTTTTTCTTAACTTTGATCAATATGTCTAACCTTATTCTTCTCAGCTCCTACTTCACCAGCTTGCAGCCTTGCATCAATGGTAGTTTATGTATCACGATATCTATATCTAAACATAGCATATCTACGCAAAACCATGCCAACATatttgtatattattttaaaaagatagccAAGTTATGTTTCTTAGTAGATATTAGAGTCCTAACTTTTAGTTCTTTATTGTCTTCATCAATGTCTATATTTACTAATTCTAACTCTTCttgatttagttttaaaagcACACTCCGATTGTTACACTACCATAGTAAAATCTTTAAAGTCACCCTGTTTCTATTCTTTCTTATCCATTGCAATTAAAGTTTCATCAAAACTAGGTCAAATATGTCTAatacaatgattttaaaattttaaagattgatTGCTTTAAAGATTCTTGAAAGCAAAAAGTGTAgggaataaacaaataataaagaaagaaatgacaagtataaataaatgatataatAAGGCATGAGTTTTAGATAAAAACTAATGAtctcattaatataaaaataaactaagttCAACATAAAGATAGTGATATGATGAAAACAACATCAAAAAATCCATTGCAAGTTCCAATTAGATCAATTACAAGGTCAAAGgcaatgaaaattataaatgtatttaatgagtttatttataataattgagCCAGGGTGATTTTCAAGGATGCATTAACAAGTGAAGATAAaagcttaattaatttaattgttgcaCAAAAAAGGCCTGATCCATCACGTCCTAggcttatttaaatttaaaatcatgggCTTTTATTAAAGAAGGCTTGCAACattattgaagaaatttaatcaAAGAAGTTTTCTTGTTTGATTAAAATACCAAGTAGCAACAAAATGTCTAATTGGCCAAGAATTCTTTTCAAGCAATGAATTTATTCTATATctgatttttatagtttatcaTGGGTGGCAATTATGGTTTAACATTTCATGTTTATGATTTTCCtagtatattttgatttttattaatatttgaaagaaataagtaaataaatattaactttatttttatactgaGTTTTTACATGCAAGATTTATTTGTGATCTCATTTATAGTCCTGGGTTAATATTGCATGCATTTATATAGTGGTTGTCTAGTTTCTAACCCTAAGTTTATATTTACCATGGATCCAATTTTTAGAAATACCCttaaagacattaaaaaaaaaaaaaaaaaccaactacaACTCATTAGAGCTGAAGAGACCGACCTTTCTAGAAGAGTTAAGCCCATAGACCAACTTTTCTAACCCTTaaagacattttaaaaaaaaaaaaacaactacaactctAGGAATAACCATCATTACTATTAAATGCCAGTTCACCCAAGATATTGCTAATATAACCACAATCACGGTCACCTTATTTATGAGGATCCTGATTATTGAGTTAtgaaacatatcaaaaaaaaaacttgaactttTGATTATCATCTTGATCCATGGATTTTAACTAGGTGGATTCACTACATGGATCATTTCTTTGATTGGTATAACTTGtctaaaaatcaaaatgtaagGTTTGTAAAGATGAAATTTAATGGTGCCACCCAAATTCATTAGAAAAGAGTTAAAGAATATTTAGCTAGGAAAGGTGAACctataattattgattgggtTGAAATGAAGCAGAAGCTATAAGAGAAATACCTACATCGACCTTATAAAAGGAAATCATTTAGACTAATAAAATAATCTTAGACAATGAAATAAGTTTGTCAAAAAATATATGGCATAGTTTGATAAGTATAGGATGAGATGAGTTATTAGGGAAGATGTAGTAATGACTCCGAGTAAGTTTTATAAGGGTTTAAATGATGATcttataagaaattattataCTTCAAGATGTGTCTATCCTTGACCAAGCTTATACCTTAATGCAAAACTGCAAGTTGATAATGAAGAGTTAGTTGATCAAAAGTCAAGAACCCCATAGTATCCCTATTAGGTCTCcttttagaaataataattatttgttaGGTGTTTCACCACGTAAACCTAATTCCAATACTGCCTATCTTTCTAAGGAAAACAAAGGTAAATGTGTTCTCAGTGAAGTgtctaaaataaattcaagggtttaatgttttaaatattatagttttgatTATTGCATAGTCAACTATACCAACAAGAGCTAGTTTATCAAAGAGTAAGAGAATGTCGGTAAAGAGGATAACTATAGTGATCAAGTATATGAACCCGGTTTCAAGAATTTTCAGGATCTAGATGAGTAGGATAAAAATAGTCCTAATTTATtaggctaatatttttttttttaatctttattcaCTTAAATTGAGCAAAACAATATAGGATTTAGGACAACTAGATTGAGTGTAGTTAGATATATCCTCACACaaccctaaaaaaactaaagatttaaaaaggaTTGATATATTTTACACCTATATTAATATGGGGATAGAAACTATAAGTTCATTATAGATAGTGAGAGTTATATCAATACATTATCTTATGATAGTGTAACTTGTTTAGGCCTAAATTTTGTTCCTAACTCTATGCCATATATTGTCTATTgtgttaaaaacactttaattgtaatcaaataaagatgtatttttcttattaaattccTAGACTACCATGATACGATTTAATATGATGCACTTCTAATAGATATAAAGCACCTTATTTTAGGTAGGTCTTGTAATATGATCTAGACTTCACCATTTTTTGTCTATCAAACTCTTGTTCTTTCACttttaaaggtaaaaagatATAATAAATTGGGTTACCACCAAAGCCTGGTGATAATGAAAAGgtaaaaagaaaagtgaaataaaaaataatttttttgtgattttgtgattttaacaTGACATTTGAGTGAGATAGGTAATTATGAATATGTCATTCCAGTTATTTGGTTATAATATGTTGATGgttagtgatttttaaaatagcCATGAGAAAAGGTTTAGTAAACAAGTTTGGATTATAAATATGTTAAATAGGTTAAAGGGATACATATCTAATAATTTCCATAATTAACAGGTGACAAGAgcactaaaaaaatactttaaaaaaataattaatatataaatctttaaaatagCAATGAGAGTGGGTTTAGTAAACAAGTTTGGATTTGAAATATGTTAAATAGGCTAAATGGATACATATCTAAACATTTTTGTCCTTAACTAATGATAAGGGCACTTGaaacaaatacattaaaaaaattgaacgtATAAATTCTTTTTACATTATTAATCTCTCCCATTATTATATTCtattaaattataacataaattGGTGAGGTGATTGAAGTTAAATTGGTAATTGCATGGTGTCCCACGGTTTTAAATAAGAATGAAATGTGTTGGCATATTCTATTTAAagtaacatatttttttctgaagggtttttttttattggaattgaatttgaagtattatttttaatgaaagatTCTTTTCTTGGTAAAGGAAAGATATCATGTTGCTAGTGTTATTAGAATAGATATATATTGTGGCTAATTTATGTATTCTTCCAACATTGATGATGTGTAGCGGCATCTAAAAATCTTCTTGTGGAATTATTTGATGCTCGTCGTGGTAGGTTTATTGAAAAAGTTTGCCTTCTTATGTGGATTTTCACAATAGTTTGTTAGGCCTAATagtttttttgggtaaaaagttttttttttaattagtaattgTGATACACAATAAGTTTTCTTACGTGGTTTGAATGATAAGCATGTGTTTTCTCTTGCATGAGAGATATGGTGAAAAAAGGAGTTGAGCTCCACCCTCCttgctcctcctcctcccttaatttttccaacaaaacaaaCCCTATTTTTTCTTGGGTCTCATGAATTGATTTTGGGCTATTATTCATTGACAATATTCTTAGTAGAATCATCCCCAACATCAGAGCTCTTTTTGAGCTAAAAACACCAGAAAGTGGGGATCAGAGCTGCATTTAGAAATTTAGGAGCATCAACGTTCTTGGTTGAGTAGTGATCAAAGCATATGGAAAGGCACTGCCGAAAGACAAAGCCGCCGTATAGATCCTCAAGAAAAGCAGAcaaattccttaaaaaattattgtcttGTGACTGTGATTACTTTCAGTTCCAGTCCTAAATATTCTTACCTTGCTCTCTGCCACTTCCCGCAATTTGGAGAAAAAGAATTCTATATTATCCCATTAGTCATCTTTGGATCACGAGAAACACTCTAAAGTCATGGTGTTCATGACAAGAGGCTGCCTGCTTTCATCCATGTCATCTGAGCTTACTTTCATGGCAGAATCCCTCTCAACTTTCCAACTTGTGCTGTGTGAAATTAAGCTCTCTTGCTTTACTGTTATTACCGttgttcattaatttcttcttaaGGTAGAGCAGGTCCCACGATCACTGGAGACAGATCACATATGTCCGTATTTACATGTTTATAAGTTTGTAACGTAGTGGTCAATTTACTAATACTTTAATCATTATgccaataaagataataatatcaagtccaataattttaaaaaataatatagagacCCAAAATCAATCTAAACAAGTCCCAATAGGATCCATACACATGATATTTGGAAATAATTCTCCAGGAAATGGAgatggaaaaacataaaaaccgcAAGAAAAAGGCACTTGCTTCTGTAAAAGGAAAGTAGACTCTTAGGAATCGTTGTTGTATTTCCCAATTGGAGATTCGAGGAAAAAGCTGAATAAAGAGCAAGAAGTTGCTTCAACATGAAACAATGGATACCCACAAAAGACTAACATCACATTCTCAAGCAACCACCAATATATACCAATATCAATATTAACTTCACTACGCAACAATATAATACTAGCTAGCACCTCAATTATTGTTACACGAGAGAAACAGAGATACCATGGAGGGATTTGTAGCTCAAAATCTTTGCAATGGTAGCAGAGAAGTGAGGATTCAGGCTGCCACTCAACTTGGAAACCTTAATCCTAAGCAAAGGCATAAGTTGGCTGAACGAGGGGTCATTGCTCCTTTGATTTCAATGCTTCAGTCTCAAGATTATGAAGCCATTGAAGCTGCTCTCTTTGCTTTGCTCAGCCTCGCCTTTGGCAATGAAAGGTTAGTCTATCGTTCCTTTCAATTCGTTTCAAATTTATTTGTCCAATGTATATTGAGTGTGGTGCACAAACAAAAGAGATATATAACCTTTATCTGCGTACCAAATAGAATGTCGCCTGCTTGCTATAAAAAGCTCAACGCTTTTGTAGGCAAATTCTCTTTATTTGCTTGTAGGGAACAACAGTGTGAGTATGTGCTCTTTGTTGATTGCATTTTGGCCCTGCCAGAATGACGAAACTGCACTGGTAGCAGAAAATTAGACACAGTAGTCTTCTTGATGGGAACAACAAAATGTAGCGGAATCAGGAGAAAAGATTTTGATAGATGATTAAACTTGATAATTTTCCAGAAACAAGATCCGAATCGTGAAATTGGGGGTGATACCTGTGCTGCTTGAGCTCCTCCAAAGCCAAAACGAGTCGCTGACGGAACTCGTAATAGCAGCTTTCCTGGTCATCTCTTCTTGTGGGGCGAACAAGCTAGCAATCGCGGCTTCGGGGGCTATCTCTGTCCTTGTTAAGATCCTCGGAAGAGAATATGATGACACAGACAGCATTAGCATGCAGGCCAAACTTGACGCTGTAGCAACTCTTCACAATCTCTCAAGTTGCCATCAGATTATTCCATCAATGGTTTCCTCTGGTATAGTTTTTACCTTGCTTCAACTTATTCACAGCTACGAAAAGTCCTCGGAGTTGGTTGACAAGGCGATGGCACTTCTTGAAGATATCATTGCTTCATCAGAGAACGCACTGGCTCAAACTTCTGGTGCAGGAGATGCAATTCGGGCATTCGTAGAAACAATTGAAGAGGGTAATCCCCAGTGCAAAGAGCATGCAGTGGGAATTCTCCTCCTCATCTGCCAGAGCTGCAGAGATAAGTACAGAGGGCTGATTTTAAGGGAAGGTGTGATTCCAGGGCTGCTTCAGTTGAGTgtggatggaacatggagggcTAAGGAGAAAGCTAAACAGCTATTGCTGCTTTTGAGGGACTGTACAAGTTATCGGTCAAGAGCTAAACAATCAAAGCGTGAGCTTGTAGAGCAGATTATGCAAGAAATTGATGCAGAGGGAGAGAAAGTAATGGGAACGAAAGCACTTAGGCTAGTAGAGGATATGATTGCAAAGCTCAGTACATGATATGTAATTGATTCTATATACGTTGTCAGGGTTTTGATTTAGTTGTAGGGAGATTGGGAattctgtgtatatatttgggGCATTGATTGGCTCATGAACCGAGCGCTTTACTATTACTTTCTATGtggcaaaatattttattgcagCCTTCTTCCAATATTTGAACTTCTGTTGATTGCCTTGTTTAATGTTGAGAGTGAAGAAATTAGGAAAGGGATTCATGCTTGTGGAtcttaaaaacccaaaacttgaaattttaaccGATGGAAATCCACAATGAGCTTGAAAATATCCTAAGAACTCAACTACAGCATTTTACCCAAACTAAAAATGAGAAGTATATATATCCCTGACAATCCAAAGGCGAGCATCGATCCAAAAGAGagcaattgattaaataaaagttatttcaGGCAAAAACTGGAACTTCAAGGGCAGGGTCGGTCGGATCAAATTGCACGCCTCATGCTCTGGAGGCTGCATCCGAAGCGGAGAGCTGGATCTCAGATGGCTTCACATCTTGACTACCACGTTTAGGAGTAGATTTGTAGTAGAAGGCGTAAAGGACGAGCTGGAGAA
This genomic window contains:
- the LOC118050391 gene encoding U-box domain-containing protein 45, whose translation is MEGFVAQNLCNGSREVRIQAATQLGNLNPKQRHKLAERGVIAPLISMLQSQDYEAIEAALFALLSLAFGNERNKIRIVKLGVIPVLLELLQSQNESLTELVIAAFLVISSCGANKLAIAASGAISVLVKILGREYDDTDSISMQAKLDAVATLHNLSSCHQIIPSMVSSGIVFTLLQLIHSYEKSSELVDKAMALLEDIIASSENALAQTSGAGDAIRAFVETIEEGNPQCKEHAVGILLLICQSCRDKYRGLILREGVIPGLLQLSVDGTWRAKEKAKQLLLLLRDCTSYRSRAKQSKRELVEQIMQEIDAEGEKVMGTKALRLVEDMIAKLST